A DNA window from Haliovirga abyssi contains the following coding sequences:
- a CDS encoding GGDEF domain-containing protein produces MKFHLYKNEYRTILVISIISFIGMMLILMLHLKSMQESISIEESHYFEKIWDDYLKSDSEKTKNIKDDLRFFYFIRDGIYFNEKSKISKEAGKYKCFKFRIQKINRYRLESYLKSKYYKDDIYISVYNKNYKNIFTNSKIKYYDKFLKNLKFKNDFGVVKSFFIFNNEFYVRNYILSLDRNNIIVVDYKVSTSILEEFSNRYNVGLLIEDINNKKIVSSISKNVKYNKKNLKDKWNKGELLKIEGEWYFFKKVSIKNILKKEIGYFVIFDLKKDIKNMRYDLIMRTLIMLALIILVVIIINNANIKLIKDIKEILLYEDMNQNYLKTEGEGLLSIVKNYKNMRDNIEKIITEEVNKKTKEISEVNKELDIENNFLISLIKLKTVEEILYKSYEILHNNCNIKEIRFVSLLKGNEQAASCKIDQEGKIINETVFNREEGKFLEGNISNGSVMSFNLEKTGFVYNFFSTENISGAMLSIIYNYENEDKEKRIEEFASIIALTLKSAKLYEISITDPLTGVNNRSTMNFYLKKLFKKSNRYNKIFSLLMIDIDHFKRINDSYGHLTGDYVLKAITKEIDKVIRDVDSIFRYGGEEFLVAMPETEIKEAVIVADRIRENIEKSKIKLEKFVHEDIRITVSIGAVEYNDKFKTIKDVISESDKKMYEAKKSGRNNVKY; encoded by the coding sequence ATGAAATTTCATTTATATAAAAATGAATATAGAACTATATTAGTTATATCTATCATATCATTTATAGGAATGATGCTTATTTTAATGTTACATTTAAAATCAATGCAAGAAAGTATTAGTATAGAAGAATCACATTATTTTGAAAAAATATGGGATGATTATTTGAAAAGTGATAGTGAAAAAACTAAAAATATAAAAGATGATTTAAGGTTTTTTTATTTTATAAGAGATGGAATATATTTTAATGAAAAAAGTAAAATTTCAAAAGAAGCTGGAAAATACAAATGTTTTAAATTTAGAATTCAAAAAATAAACAGGTATAGATTAGAGTCATATTTAAAAAGTAAATATTATAAAGACGATATTTATATATCTGTATATAATAAAAATTATAAAAATATTTTTACTAATTCTAAAATAAAATATTATGATAAGTTTTTAAAAAATTTGAAATTTAAGAATGACTTTGGAGTGGTTAAAAGTTTTTTTATATTTAATAATGAATTTTATGTTAGAAACTATATATTATCATTAGATAGAAATAATATAATTGTAGTTGACTATAAAGTATCAACTTCCATATTAGAAGAGTTTTCAAATAGATATAATGTAGGTTTATTAATAGAAGATATAAATAATAAAAAAATAGTTTCTTCTATATCTAAAAATGTAAAATATAATAAAAAAAATTTAAAGGATAAATGGAATAAAGGAGAATTATTAAAGATTGAAGGAGAATGGTATTTTTTTAAAAAAGTTTCAATAAAAAATATATTAAAAAAAGAAATCGGATATTTTGTGATATTTGATTTGAAAAAAGATATAAAAAATATGAGATATGACTTAATTATGCGAACACTAATAATGCTGGCACTAATAATATTAGTAGTTATTATAATTAATAATGCTAATATTAAACTTATAAAAGATATAAAGGAAATTTTATTATATGAAGATATGAATCAAAATTATTTAAAAACAGAAGGTGAAGGGTTATTATCTATTGTTAAAAACTATAAAAATATGAGAGATAATATTGAAAAAATAATAACAGAAGAGGTTAATAAAAAGACAAAAGAGATTTCTGAGGTAAACAAAGAACTTGATATTGAAAATAATTTTTTAATAAGTCTTATAAAGTTAAAAACAGTTGAAGAAATATTATATAAATCTTATGAAATTTTGCATAATAATTGTAATATAAAAGAGATTAGATTTGTAAGTTTATTAAAAGGAAATGAACAAGCTGCAAGTTGTAAAATTGACCAAGAGGGAAAAATTATAAATGAAACTGTTTTTAATAGAGAAGAAGGGAAATTTTTAGAAGGTAATATATCTAATGGGTCAGTAATGTCTTTTAATTTAGAAAAAACGGGATTTGTATATAACTTTTTTTCTACAGAAAATATTTCTGGAGCAATGTTAAGTATTATATATAATTATGAAAATGAAGATAAAGAAAAAAGAATAGAAGAATTTGCATCTATTATAGCATTAACATTAAAAAGTGCAAAATTATATGAAATATCAATTACAGATCCTCTTACAGGAGTTAATAATAGAAGTACAATGAATTTTTATTTGAAAAAATTATTTAAAAAATCTAATAGATATAATAAAATATTTTCACTATTAATGATTGATATAGATCATTTTAAAAGAATAAATGATTCATATGGACATTTAACAGGGGATTATGTTTTGAAAGCTATTACAAAAGAGATAGATAAAGTTATTAGAGATGTGGATTCTATATTTAGATATGGAGGAGAAGAATTTTTGGTGGCAATGCCTGAAACAGAAATAAAAGAAGCTGTAATTGTAGCAGATAGAATAAGAGAAAATATAGAGAAATCTAAAATAAAATTAGAAAAATTCGTTCATGAAGATATAAGAATAACAGTAAGCATAGGTGCTGTAGAATATAATGATAAATTTAAAACGATAAAGGATGTAATAAGTGAATCAGATAAAAAGATGTATGAGGCGAAAAAAAGCGGAAGAAATAACGTTAAATATTAG
- a CDS encoding sensor histidine kinase has protein sequence MKKILFLFLILICSNIFASIDISNNWKYHFEGEDSWSQKNRVPITVVDKKNRPLILEKEVIFKNEILENQVINLGKIDDEDEVYFNNIKIGETKTKYYSKYNYRSYYNIDRTYLIPKKLIKKKNIIKIVVYNMINDYGLRADKIYIEDETDFFNNELINYKSRINLKDMIYFVLMGVFFALFIKYIIEFLVDKREKSDLYLSIIMLLLMITSFLRLPERDYVSALTSYFYSKTDFIVPVLLMMGIDIYLFEFFKIKQYKIIRIVIWSLNIVTLSLLIFVKDIKTMIMIFSNWNILLILILGIYSFILLKMKDKNFEMQIAILGFMLWILTIFIDILSFQKILVIFNSYINIYGYFIFGITIIIGKSKNHYYLKKIEEKYKKNLEEEVERRTGEIRKANKKIIENLEKLREKDKQLIKSEKLATIGEMAGQITHEIKNPLGAILTNVQLLKLDMEDIKEVETKEELEESVIIIEKATKQAREIIVNMLDYVRGTGDKKVIDLNHSIKSAIAILKKDFEKSNVVIETEFEKDLQILAKSGEIIQVILNILLNAKDAILEKNKKGGKIIIKNYKKDDSVILEISDNGIGMSDEIKEKMFEQYFTTKEEGQGTGIGMAVTKIILDNHNAKVKIESEYGEGTKFVIEFEKIMDN, from the coding sequence ATGAAAAAAATATTATTTCTATTTTTGATTTTAATATGTTCAAATATTTTTGCAAGTATAGATATATCTAATAATTGGAAATATCATTTTGAAGGTGAAGATAGTTGGAGTCAAAAAAATAGAGTGCCAATTACAGTAGTGGATAAAAAAAATAGACCTCTTATTTTAGAAAAAGAGGTAATATTTAAAAATGAGATTTTAGAAAATCAAGTGATAAATTTAGGTAAAATAGATGATGAAGATGAGGTTTATTTTAATAATATAAAAATAGGTGAAACAAAAACAAAATATTATTCTAAATATAATTATAGAAGTTATTATAATATAGATAGAACTTATCTTATACCTAAAAAGTTAATAAAGAAAAAAAATATTATAAAAATAGTTGTATATAATATGATAAATGATTATGGATTGAGAGCAGATAAAATATATATTGAAGATGAAACTGATTTTTTTAATAATGAACTTATTAACTATAAATCTAGAATAAACTTGAAAGATATGATATATTTTGTTTTAATGGGGGTATTTTTTGCTCTATTTATAAAATATATAATAGAATTTTTAGTTGACAAAAGAGAAAAATCTGATTTATATTTATCAATTATTATGTTATTATTAATGATTACAAGTTTTCTTAGATTGCCTGAAAGAGATTATGTAAGTGCACTAACATCATATTTTTATTCTAAAACAGATTTTATAGTACCTGTATTATTAATGATGGGAATTGATATTTATCTGTTTGAATTTTTCAAAATAAAACAATATAAAATAATTAGGATTGTAATATGGTCTTTAAATATTGTTACATTAAGTTTGTTAATATTTGTAAAAGATATAAAAACTATGATAATGATATTTTCTAATTGGAACATATTATTGATATTAATTTTAGGAATATATAGCTTTATTTTATTAAAGATGAAAGATAAAAACTTTGAAATGCAAATTGCAATTTTAGGGTTTATGCTTTGGATTTTGACTATTTTTATAGATATATTAAGTTTTCAAAAAATATTAGTAATTTTTAACAGTTATATAAATATTTATGGATATTTTATATTTGGAATTACTATTATAATTGGTAAAAGTAAAAATCATTATTATTTAAAAAAGATTGAAGAGAAATATAAAAAGAATTTAGAAGAAGAAGTTGAAAGGCGAACAGGAGAAATAAGGAAAGCAAATAAAAAAATTATTGAAAATTTAGAAAAATTAAGAGAAAAAGATAAACAATTAATTAAAAGTGAAAAATTAGCAACAATTGGAGAAATGGCAGGGCAAATAACACATGAAATAAAAAATCCATTAGGAGCTATATTAACAAATGTCCAATTATTAAAATTGGATATGGAAGATATAAAAGAGGTAGAAACAAAAGAAGAGTTAGAGGAAAGTGTAATAATAATAGAAAAAGCTACTAAACAAGCTAGAGAAATAATAGTTAATATGTTAGATTATGTAAGAGGAACAGGAGATAAAAAAGTTATTGATTTGAATCATTCAATAAAATCAGCAATAGCAATTTTGAAAAAAGATTTTGAAAAAAGCAATGTAGTTATAGAGACAGAATTTGAAAAAGATTTACAGATACTTGCAAAATCAGGAGAAATAATACAGGTAATATTAAATATATTATTAAATGCTAAAGATGCAATATTGGAAAAAAATAAAAAAGGTGGAAAAATAATAATAAAAAATTATAAAAAAGATGATAGTGTAATACTAGAAATATCTGATAATGGAATTGGAATGAGTGATGAAATAAAAGAAAAAATGTTTGAACAATATTTTACTACAAAAGAAGAAGGGCAAGGAACTGGAATCGGAATGGCTGTCACAAAAATAATATTAGATAATCATAATGCAAAAGTAAAAATAGAGAGTGAATATGGAGAAGGAACGAAGTTTGTAATAGAATTTGAAAAGATAATGGATAATTAA
- a CDS encoding ATP-binding response regulator has product MDNIKILIVEDDDLLRRTIGKILKREKLNYGEASNGNEAIEKVNEENFDIVISDVRMPGIDGIETITEIKKLSPNIKSIIMTGFASDDTPIKALRLGVNDYLYKPFELEEFLHCINRNIDMIKLERNNKQLNEEKLQKEKLALIGNMTSVIVHDVKNSLTPILGFAKLLESNESLDEKGKRFAEIIYNQSVNVLDKLKEMLQFARGEINIEQKETDVKEIYLEILKEKEKIIIDSEVNFISNFSDELEGIKIKVDIERLKQAITNILGNAQDAVSKSEDKNIELNFHKEDDKYCIIEIKDSGKGIPDDIINSIFIPFKTFGKAYGTGLGLAIVKDVIDKHDGEIKVESKKDEFTKFIIKLKLV; this is encoded by the coding sequence ATGGATAATATAAAAATATTAATTGTTGAAGATGATGACTTATTAAGAAGGACAATAGGGAAAATTCTAAAAAGAGAAAAATTAAATTATGGAGAGGCTTCAAATGGAAATGAGGCCATAGAGAAAGTAAATGAAGAAAATTTTGATATAGTTATTAGTGATGTTAGAATGCCAGGTATAGATGGAATAGAAACAATAACAGAGATAAAAAAATTATCACCAAATATAAAATCAATTATAATGACAGGGTTTGCTAGTGATGATACTCCTATAAAAGCTTTAAGATTAGGAGTTAATGACTATTTATATAAACCATTTGAATTAGAAGAGTTTTTACATTGTATTAATAGAAATATTGATATGATAAAATTAGAAAGAAATAATAAACAATTAAATGAGGAAAAACTGCAAAAAGAAAAATTAGCATTAATAGGAAATATGACAAGTGTAATAGTACATGATGTCAAAAATAGTTTGACTCCAATTTTAGGATTTGCAAAATTATTAGAATCAAATGAAAGTTTAGATGAGAAAGGTAAGAGATTTGCAGAAATAATTTATAATCAATCAGTAAACGTTTTGGATAAATTAAAAGAGATGCTTCAATTTGCAAGAGGTGAAATAAATATAGAGCAAAAAGAAACAGATGTAAAAGAAATTTATTTAGAGATTTTAAAAGAAAAAGAAAAAATTATTATTGATTCAGAAGTAAATTTTATTTCTAATTTTAGTGATGAATTAGAAGGAATAAAAATAAAAGTAGATATAGAAAGATTAAAGCAAGCAATAACTAATATTTTAGGAAATGCACAAGATGCAGTATCTAAATCGGAAGATAAAAATATAGAGTTGAATTTTCATAAAGAAGATGACAAATATTGTATAATAGAGATAAAAGATAGTGGAAAAGGAATACCAGATGATATAATAAATTCTATATTCATTCCATTTAAAACTTTTGGAAAGGCATATGGAACAGGGTTAGGACTTGCAATAGTAAAAGATGTAATCGATAAACATGATGGCGAAATAAAAGTAGAATCTAAAAAAGATGAATTTACAAAATTTATTATTAAGTTAAAATTAGTGTAG
- a CDS encoding amino acid permease produces MLKKELGFWGIYSMALGAMISSGLFVLPGIAYREVGPMMISSYIVASIMMIPTLFSEAELSTAMPKAGGDYFFIDRSLGVFGGTIGGFANWFFISLKTSFAFVGIGAFYELINPNTNEFQMRLIAISFAVVFVIINLLSVKFVGKIEVFLVFWLILILLIFIVKGVNIVEINNFKINRAINFFDIISTAGLVFISFGGITKITSVAEEVKNPTRNIPLGMFWAFISATILYILSITITVGIMDPVKLAKSYAPLSEASKYFMGNIGEIVLSVGALLAFITTGNAGIMAASRFPIAMSRDSILPPYFSNISKKFGTPYIAIISTGLFIISVVLFLDIKSLAKAASTIMLLSFIFVNIAVIIMRESNLTSYRPKSKTKLYPYLQIVGILAYIYVIMEMGQESIAISLLVLGGAAIWYFVYVKDRAKRESALMYIVKRTTSKELITSSLDTELKDILFERDNIIEDRFDKLIKNMDVLDIEGKMEMLPFFEIVAKDMAEKCKISEEKMVDLLIKREEESPTVIKEGIAIPHLIIPGEKDFNMLVVRCKEGINFSLEKKKVNVVFVLAGTKDERNFHLKVLMNIAQIISNDIFLENFIKSRSKEELRNILLLSERKRG; encoded by the coding sequence ATGTTGAAAAAAGAATTAGGATTTTGGGGAATATATTCAATGGCACTAGGAGCTATGATTAGTTCTGGATTATTTGTATTACCTGGTATAGCATATAGAGAAGTTGGGCCTATGATGATTTCATCATATATAGTAGCATCTATAATGATGATTCCAACTCTATTTAGTGAAGCAGAACTTTCTACAGCAATGCCAAAAGCTGGAGGAGATTATTTTTTTATAGATAGAAGTTTAGGAGTATTTGGAGGTACAATAGGTGGATTTGCAAATTGGTTTTTTATAAGTTTAAAAACTTCATTTGCATTTGTAGGGATAGGAGCTTTTTATGAACTTATTAATCCAAATACAAATGAATTTCAAATGAGATTAATTGCTATTAGTTTTGCAGTAGTATTTGTAATTATAAATTTATTAAGTGTAAAATTTGTAGGGAAAATAGAAGTCTTTTTAGTGTTTTGGTTGATCTTAATTTTACTCATATTTATAGTAAAAGGAGTTAATATTGTTGAAATTAATAATTTTAAAATTAATAGAGCAATAAATTTTTTTGATATAATATCTACAGCTGGGTTAGTATTTATATCATTTGGAGGAATTACTAAAATAACTAGTGTAGCAGAAGAAGTTAAAAATCCTACTAGAAATATTCCACTGGGAATGTTTTGGGCATTTATTTCAGCTACAATTTTATATATACTTAGTATTACTATAACTGTAGGAATAATGGATCCAGTAAAGTTAGCTAAGAGTTATGCTCCGTTGTCAGAAGCTTCTAAATATTTTATGGGAAATATTGGAGAAATTGTTTTATCAGTAGGAGCATTATTAGCATTTATAACAACTGGAAATGCAGGAATAATGGCAGCATCTAGATTTCCAATAGCAATGAGCAGAGATAGTATATTACCACCATATTTTTCTAATATAAGTAAAAAATTTGGGACTCCATATATTGCTATAATATCTACAGGGTTATTTATTATATCAGTTGTTCTGTTTTTAGATATAAAATCATTAGCAAAAGCAGCATCTACAATTATGTTATTATCATTTATATTTGTAAATATAGCTGTTATAATAATGAGAGAGAGTAATTTGACTAGTTATAGACCTAAATCAAAGACAAAATTATATCCATATTTACAAATAGTAGGGATTTTAGCATATATTTACGTTATTATGGAGATGGGACAAGAATCTATTGCTATATCTTTATTAGTTTTGGGCGGAGCGGCTATTTGGTATTTTGTATATGTAAAAGATAGAGCAAAACGTGAATCTGCATTAATGTATATAGTAAAAAGAACAACTTCAAAAGAATTGATAACAAGTAGTTTAGATACAGAATTAAAAGATATATTATTTGAAAGAGATAATATTATAGAGGATAGATTTGATAAGTTAATAAAAAATATGGATGTTTTAGATATTGAAGGGAAAATGGAAATGTTACCATTTTTTGAGATAGTTGCAAAAGATATGGCGGAAAAATGTAAAATTTCAGAAGAAAAAATGGTGGATTTATTAATAAAAAGAGAGGAAGAATCCCCAACTGTCATAAAAGAAGGAATTGCAATACCGCATTTAATAATACCAGGAGAAAAAGATTTTAATATGTTAGTGGTAAGGTGTAAAGAGGGAATAAATTTTTCATTAGAGAAAAAAAAGGTAAATGTTGTATTCGTTTTAGCAGGAACAAAAGATGAAAGAAACTTCCATTTAAAAGTATTAATGAATATTGCACAAATTATATCAAATGATATTTTTTTAGAAAATTTTATAAAATCTAGAAGTAAAGAAGAATTAAGAAATATATTATTGCTTTCGGAGAGAAAGAGGGGATAA
- the folP gene encoding dihydropteroate synthase produces the protein MSGNKFRVIEIDDFKDAKKRVKDVVSGIENIKRLQEKTLFRAIEIKNLDARAANILNYEALSCNVEAIISEDVFNFSVKTTDIILLGTIRNYEKLYYRLKTKKFGLSKLSEELKDTLLKYDSNYEEVTVGDYTFNFNEKTYIMGILNITPDSFSDGGNFLTPELAIKRAIEMKKNGADIIDIGAESSRPGATPVTAEQELERLIPVVEELRKEIDLPISIDTYKSEVAKEMLERGVHIINDITGLKGDPKLSEVISDYEALAVIMHMQGTPQNMQKNPEYEDVVADVIEELRKSIQIAEISGIRDKNIIVDPGIGFGKTVKHNLEIFKRLKEFKSLGMPILIGASRKSMIGEILDLPIGERIEGSVALAVAASLKGASILRVHDVKETYRALKMIDAIKNI, from the coding sequence ATGAGTGGAAATAAGTTCAGAGTGATTGAAATTGATGATTTTAAGGATGCAAAAAAAAGGGTTAAAGATGTAGTTAGTGGAATTGAAAATATTAAAAGGTTGCAAGAAAAGACACTTTTTAGAGCAATTGAAATTAAAAATTTAGATGCACGAGCTGCAAATATCCTAAATTATGAAGCATTATCTTGTAATGTAGAGGCAATAATTTCAGAAGATGTATTTAATTTTTCAGTAAAAACTACAGATATAATATTATTAGGTACAATTAGAAATTATGAAAAACTATATTATAGATTAAAAACTAAAAAATTTGGACTTTCTAAATTAAGTGAAGAATTAAAAGATACTTTGTTAAAATATGATAGCAATTATGAAGAGGTAACAGTAGGAGATTACACTTTTAATTTTAATGAAAAAACTTATATTATGGGGATTTTAAATATAACTCCAGATTCATTTTCAGATGGAGGGAATTTTTTAACTCCAGAATTAGCAATAAAAAGAGCCATAGAAATGAAAAAGAATGGTGCAGATATTATTGATATAGGAGCAGAATCTTCAAGACCTGGAGCAACTCCTGTAACTGCAGAGCAAGAATTAGAAAGGTTGATTCCAGTTGTAGAAGAATTAAGAAAAGAGATAGATTTACCTATTTCAATTGATACATATAAATCGGAAGTGGCGAAAGAGATGTTAGAAAGAGGAGTACATATAATAAATGATATAACAGGATTAAAGGGAGATCCAAAACTTTCTGAAGTGATATCTGATTATGAAGCTTTGGCAGTAATAATGCATATGCAGGGGACTCCGCAAAATATGCAAAAAAATCCAGAATATGAAGATGTAGTTGCTGATGTAATAGAAGAATTAAGAAAAAGTATTCAAATAGCAGAAATTTCTGGAATAAGAGATAAAAATATTATAGTAGATCCTGGAATAGGATTTGGGAAAACAGTTAAACATAATCTTGAGATATTTAAAAGATTAAAAGAGTTTAAATCATTAGGAATGCCAATATTAATTGGAGCTTCTAGAAAATCAATGATAGGTGAAATATTAGATCTACCAATAGGTGAAAGAATAGAAGGCAGTGTAGCTTTAGCAGTAGCAGCAAGTTTAAAAGGAGCATCTATTCTTAGGGTTCATGATGTAAAAGAAACATATAGGGCTTTAAAGATGATAGATGCAATAAAAAATATTTAG
- the fliS gene encoding flagellar export chaperone FliS translates to MAFNNNPYDKYKNTQIQTATPGQLILMLYEGAIKFCKFSKNAILEKNISDSNKYLIKTQDIVTELMISLDMKSGGDIAKNLYSIYDYMLRTLVTANMKKDISKITEVQELLEDLKLAWMEAVKKTGGVKPRR, encoded by the coding sequence ATGGCTTTTAATAATAATCCTTACGATAAGTATAAAAATACACAAATACAAACAGCAACGCCTGGACAGTTAATATTAATGTTATATGAGGGAGCTATTAAATTTTGTAAATTTTCTAAAAATGCAATATTAGAAAAGAATATATCAGATTCAAATAAATATTTGATAAAAACACAAGATATAGTAACAGAATTAATGATATCTTTAGATATGAAATCTGGTGGAGATATAGCTAAAAATTTATATAGTATTTACGATTATATGCTTCGGACTTTGGTTACTGCAAATATGAAAAAAGATATAAGCAAAATCACAGAAGTACAGGAATTATTAGAGGATTTAAAATTAGCTTGGATGGAAGCAGTAAAAAAAACAGGCGGAGTTAAGCCAAGAAGATAA
- a CDS encoding flagellin, with protein MKISGAYGGALYNILADKDKSMKELSSGKKLNSASDDAAGLGISKKLEAQSKEFAAKIKNYQTQMSFYQVGDSALEQTTDNLNKLRELAVQYNNDTLSDSDKNIIKEQAKQILEDIDTTANSTEFNSKKVVEDFSSNNLGIEKKSLFSEGFLKKLDEALQKVTDKRSEFGSEVNKLQSEVARTRVAHENSVAANSRIEDTDMLASMLNNTKSQILEQSNLAVTAQANLSQQRILDILKD; from the coding sequence GTGAAAATATCAGGTGCTTATGGAGGAGCATTATATAACATTTTAGCAGACAAAGACAAAAGTATGAAGGAACTATCAAGTGGTAAAAAATTAAATAGTGCTTCAGATGATGCTGCAGGATTAGGGATTTCTAAAAAATTAGAAGCACAATCAAAGGAATTTGCAGCAAAAATTAAAAATTATCAAACGCAAATGTCATTTTATCAAGTTGGAGATTCTGCATTAGAGCAAACAACAGATAATTTGAATAAATTAAGAGAATTGGCAGTACAATATAATAACGATACATTAAGTGATAGCGATAAAAATATAATAAAAGAACAAGCAAAACAAATTTTAGAGGATATAGATACAACTGCAAATTCTACTGAATTTAATTCTAAAAAAGTTGTAGAAGATTTTTCAAGTAATAATCTTGGAATAGAAAAAAAATCACTTTTTTCAGAAGGATTTTTGAAAAAATTGGATGAGGCATTGCAAAAAGTTACAGATAAAAGAAGTGAATTTGGAAGTGAAGTTAATAAGCTTCAAAGTGAAGTAGCAAGAACAAGAGTTGCTCATGAAAATAGTGTAGCTGCAAATTCTAGGATTGAAGATACAGATATGTTGGCTTCTATGCTAAATAATACAAAATCTCAAATATTAGAACAATCAAACTTGGCGGTAACAGCTCAAGCAAATTTATCACAACAAAGAATATTGGATATATTAAAAGATTAA
- a CDS encoding glycoside hydrolase family 57 protein has product MNKGYLAMVLHAHLPYVRHPEYNDFLEEDWLYEAITETYIPLLDMFEKLTNDNIPWKITLTMSGTLLNMLADELLQNRYLRHLDKIIELTEKEVTRVQFQPEFLKTALHNEEYYKKARYYFKEKYNRNIIQGFKKFQDIGNLEIIPVTATHGFLPLMKDYPEAVNAQVEMAKIDYKRFFDKDPKGMWLAECAYYPGQDKYLEKHGIRYFFVDSHGILFGDPKPAYGVYSPVYTKNGVAAFGRDIESSEQVWSSEIGYPGDGNYREFHKDAGYELEYEYIKPYLHEDGVRRNIGIKYYAITDKTGKEKQPYDPEKAANRAKEHAYNFVENRGKQIEYLSQFMEDRKPIIVSPYDAELYGHWWYEGPIFLEWIFRAMAEQSISAPITPYGYLKEYPKNQVVTPAESSWGANGYYDVWVDESNHHIYRHIHKGIERMIELANTYENPEGILLRALNQAARELMMSQTSCWPFIMFTGTMVGYAEKKIRDHINRLYKIYFDIRNGKVDENWLAEIEYRDNIFPEIDYKVYRTDRLN; this is encoded by the coding sequence ATGAATAAAGGATATTTGGCAATGGTATTACACGCACATCTTCCGTATGTAAGACATCCAGAATACAATGATTTTTTGGAAGAAGATTGGCTTTATGAAGCTATAACAGAAACATATATACCACTTTTAGATATGTTTGAAAAATTAACAAATGATAACATACCATGGAAAATAACTTTAACAATGTCTGGAACACTTCTAAATATGCTTGCTGATGAACTTTTACAAAATAGATATTTAAGACATTTAGATAAAATAATAGAATTAACAGAAAAAGAGGTAACAAGAGTTCAATTTCAACCTGAATTTTTAAAAACAGCACTACACAATGAAGAATATTATAAAAAAGCAAGATATTATTTTAAAGAGAAGTATAACAGAAATATAATACAAGGATTTAAGAAATTTCAAGATATAGGAAATTTAGAAATTATACCTGTAACAGCTACTCATGGATTTTTGCCTTTAATGAAAGATTATCCAGAAGCAGTAAATGCACAAGTAGAAATGGCTAAAATTGATTATAAAAGATTTTTTGATAAAGATCCAAAAGGTATGTGGCTAGCAGAGTGCGCATATTATCCTGGACAAGATAAATATTTGGAAAAACATGGGATAAGATACTTTTTTGTAGATTCTCATGGAATATTATTTGGAGATCCTAAACCTGCATATGGAGTATATTCTCCTGTGTATACTAAAAATGGAGTAGCAGCATTTGGTAGAGATATAGAATCATCAGAGCAAGTATGGAGTTCCGAAATTGGATATCCTGGCGATGGAAATTATAGAGAGTTTCATAAAGATGCTGGCTATGAATTAGAATATGAGTATATAAAGCCATATTTACATGAAGATGGAGTAAGAAGAAATATTGGAATAAAATATTACGCAATTACAGACAAAACAGGAAAAGAGAAACAACCTTATGATCCTGAAAAAGCGGCTAATAGAGCAAAGGAACACGCATATAATTTCGTAGAAAATAGAGGAAAGCAGATAGAATATTTATCACAATTTATGGAAGATAGGAAACCTATAATTGTGTCGCCATATGATGCAGAATTATACGGTCATTGGTGGTATGAAGGACCTATATTTTTAGAATGGATATTTAGAGCTATGGCAGAACAAAGTATAAGTGCTCCAATAACACCATATGGATATTTAAAAGAATATCCAAAAAACCAAGTGGTAACACCAGCAGAATCAAGTTGGGGAGCTAATGGATATTATGATGTTTGGGTAGATGAAAGCAATCATCATATTTATAGACATATACATAAGGGAATAGAAAGAATGATAGAATTAGCAAACACATATGAAAATCCAGAAGGGATATTACTTAGAGCTCTAAATCAAGCTGCAAGAGAATTAATGATGTCTCAAACATCTTGTTGGCCATTTATAATGTTTACTGGAACTATGGTAGGGTATGCAGAAAAGAAAATAAGAGATCATATAAATAGATTATACAAAATATATTTTGATATTAGAAATGGTAAAGTTGATGAAAATTGGCTTGCAGAAATAGAATATAGAGATAATATTTTCCCTGAAATAGATTATAAAGTATATAGAACAGATAGATTAAATTAA